In Cheilinus undulatus linkage group 24, ASM1832078v1, whole genome shotgun sequence, a single window of DNA contains:
- the LOC121506082 gene encoding probable G-protein coupled receptor 34 — MTTIISTSSAAMALSVNASPPVTMSYFTSSAVNQNQTKCSFDDSAIRLPLAILYSLFFLLGLVGNLFALWVFLFLHSSRNSVRVFLINCAVADLVLLACLPFRVFYHVNGNKWVLGSVACKMVGNLFYMNMYISITLLGFISLDRYLRLKGKGRARRGLRMTLWGYSLPWSWVACGALWGFSLMALVPMIATAEDREDSNQCFQYKQRSSKAKGKAYFNAVLVVLFWLVFILLVVSYGKIASQLLRVSRDKPDLPNAQRYERTAKKSFFVLFLFTVCFGPYHAFRPIYILSQLGGSYSCDYLQMVDRTNEVMLLLSAFNSCLDPVMYFLLSGSVRKTAVQALGHRLGNRLLFLNDATSNSSTMEFRRASVPVALPSVGLNNPALTPRTSICVINANLHQTDLTALPPTGQQ, encoded by the coding sequence ATGACCACCATCATCTCTACCTCTTCAGCGGCCATGGCTCTTTCAGTCAACGCCTCTCCTCCTGTCACAATGTCCTACTTCACCTCCTCTGCGGTCAACCAAAACCAGACCAAGTGCTCCTTTGATGACTCAGCTATTCGTCTGCCTCTGGCCATCTTATACTCGCTGTTCTTCCTCTTAGGACTAGTGGGGAACCTCTTTGCCCTGTGGGTCTTCCTCTTCCTGCACTCAAGCCGCAACTCTGTGCGAGTGTTTCTCATAAACTGTGCCGTGGCTGACCTGGTCCTTCTGGCATGCCTGCCCTTCAGGGTTTTCTACCACGTCAACGGAAACAAGTGGGTCCTGGGCTCTGTGGCATGTAAGATGGTGGGGAATCTGTTTTATATGAACATGTACATCAGCATCACGTTACTCGGGTTTATCAGCCTGGACAGATATTTAAGACTGAAGGGGAAAGGAAGAGCACGCAGAGGTTTGAGGATGACACTGTGGGGGTATAGCTTGCCGTGGAGCTGGGTGGCGTGCGGGGCTCTGTGGGGTTTCTCTCTGATGGCATTGGTGCCCATGATCGCTACAGCAgaggacagagaggacagcaatCAATGCTTTCAGTACAAACAGCGCAGCAGTAAAGCCAAAGGGAAAGCCTACTTCAATGCCGTCTTAGTGGTGCTTTTCTGGCTCGTCTTCATCCTGCTTGTTGTCTCCTATGGTAAGATCGCCTCCCAGCTGCTCAGGGTCTCACGGGACAAGCCAGACCTCCCAAACGCGCAGAGATACGAGCGAACTGCCAAGAAGTCCTTCTTTGTCCTCTTCTTGTTCACCGTCTGCTTCGGACCATATCACGCCTTCCGCCCCATCTACATCCTCTCCCAGCTTGGTGGATCTTATTCCTGTGACTACTTACAAATGGTGGACCGCACCAATGAGGTGATGCTTTTACTGTCCGCCTTCAACAGCTGTCTGGATCCCGTCATGTACTTCCTGTTGTCTGGTTCAGTGCGCAAAACAGCTGTGCAGGCACTCGGACATCGACTAGGTAACCGGCTGCTTTTCCTTAATGACGCGACATCGAATAGCTCCACGATGGAGTTCAGGCGAGCGTCTGTGCCCGTGGCGTTACCCAGCGTAGGACTCAACAACCCCGCACTCACACCAAGAACAAGTATCTGTGTCATCAACGCCAACCTCCACCAAACAGACCTGACTgcactgccacctactggacaACAGTGA